CGTGATTTCAAATCCTTCACGCCTTTGGTTCGTCCAGCGGCTTTCAGTGAAAGGTTCTCAACCGTTTCCATGGAGATTCGAATATCACCAATTTCAGTCCTTTGGTCAATGGATGGCGCTTGAGCGCGTCCACGCCTCACGGATATGTACACAAATCGTATGCTGATGAGCAGCAGGACGATACTGATGACGATTGCGGGATAAGCGACGTTCTGATCAAAATAGAAGCTGTCTAACACTGCTTCCGCACGTGCTTTCGGGACCCAACTGCATGAGACGGCTAAGATGACGATAGACGCTGCGAATATGATTAGGCTGTATAGGAATAACAATAGCCTGTCTAAGACTTTACCCACGAAAGCTTGTCTCCCTTCTACATATCATTAACCCCATAAACTTGTAGGAAACCCCTGCAACCTGTAGGGGTTTCCTCTTTTGTCACCTATTTTACTCTGTGTGCCGCTGCTGGATCTTCTTCGACCGTTTGCTTTTCAGGCAGTTTAAAATGTACATCATGGATATGCACATTTACTTCCACCACATTTAGACCCGTCATCGATTCGATCGCATGCTTTACATTTTGTTGAATACCGCTTGCTACCTCTGGGATTCTATTGCCATATTCGACAATAATGGAGACATCAATGGCCGCTTCGCGCTGTCCCACCTCAACTTTTACACCCTTGGACAAGTTCTTGCGTCCGAGCAGTTCACCAATGCCTCCTGCCAGTCCGCCGCTCATTCCCGCTACTCCCTGCACTTCCACCGTTGCCAAACCGGCAATGATTTCAATTACTTCAGGGGCAATCTGAATGCTGCCCATGTCTGTTTTGACGTAGTCTGGAGCGATTGTGCTCATTGTGGCACCTCCTAAAAATTTCGCCAGAAACCTGGCTTCTTCATGTATGATCTCTGTGACACGCCAGTAAAACGGACGCGTAAAGCATGTGCTGTTATAGCGGAGCTCTGCGCCCTGCGAAGTTCATGTATGCTTACGACTTACATTTTGGATAAGCTGTCTTAATAAAATAGTATACCATTTCACTAAAAATATGACAAACAAATCCTACGATTCCGGATCGTTCACATCGTGCTCTTCCAGAAATTTAATATCGTGGTTGCCCTCAATGAATCTCTTATGTTCTAGCAGCTTCTGATGGAACGGAATCGTCGTGTGAACACCTTCGACTGCAAATTCTGTCAACGCCCGTTTCATCCTCGCGATAGCGTCATCTCGATCCTTACCCCACACGATTAATTTGGCAATCATGGAATCATAATGTGGCGGAATGGTATAGCCGGTATACGCTGCGCTGTCAACTCTGACGCCGAAACCGCCGGGAGGCAAATAGAACTTAATTTGTCCTGCCGAAGGCATGAAGTTCTTGTTCGAATCTTCCGCATTAATCCGGCACTCAATCGCCCAGCCGTTGATGTTGACATCCGCTTGGGTGAAAGACAATGGATTGCCTTCTGCGATACGAACCATCTCTTTGATAATATCAATGCCCGTAATCATCTCTGTGACCGGATGCTCGACCTGGATTCTCGTATTCATTTCCATGAAATAGAATTTACCGTCCGGACCTAGCAAAAACTCGAGCGTACCAGCACCTGAATAGTCTACGGCTTTAGCAGCTCTCACTGCAGCTTCACCCATGGCGCTGCGAGTTTCCGGAGTCAGAACAGGACATGGCGCTTCTTCGACAAGCTTTTGTCTTGCGGCGCTGTACAGAGCAATCTCTCTCGCCCAAGTGTACGACATTCCCATGCTTGTCTGCCAGAATTTGAATTTCGACGTGCTTCATGCCTGTCAAATATTTTTCCAAATACACACCAGAGTTGCCGAATGCATTCTGTGCTTCCTGCTGTGCAGTCGTAATCTGCTGAACGAGCATTTCTTCGTTATCGGCGATACGGATTCCTTTACCGCCGCCGCCGGCTGTTGCCTTAATGATAACGGGGTATCCGATATCACGGGCGATGCTGACAGCATCTTCTGTGCTTTCTACCAATCCTTCAGAGCCTGGGATAATCGGAACTCTAGCTTCCTTCATCGTCTGCTTAGCAACAGACTTGTCACCCATACGGCTGATTGCATCGGGAGATGGTCCTATAAAGGTAATGTTGCAGCTCTCGCAAATTTCCGCAAAGTCGGCGTTTTCCGCCAAAAATCCATAGCCCGGGTGGATGGCATCGCACTCTGTCAACGTAGCGACACTCATCAGATTCGTAAAGTTCAAGTAGCTGTCTTTCGAAGCCGTTGGACCGATACAGTAAGCTTCGTCTGCCAAACGAACATGCAGCGCGTCACGGTCAGCTTCGGAATAGACAGCTACCGTATAAATGCCAAGCTCTCTGCAGGCTCGAATAATACGAACTGCGATTTCTCCACGGTTCGCGATAAGGACTTTATGGAATTTCATTATTTTCCCTCCTGAAAACGCGCTTACTCCGGTCTGACCAAGAACAATGGTTGTCCGTATTCTACCAATTGACCGTTCTCTTACCAGAACTTGAACGATTTCGCCCTTCACTTCAGCTTCAATCTCGTTCATCAATTTCATAGCTTCCACAATACAAACAACAGATTTTTCTCCTACCTTCGAGCCTACGCTAACGAACGGCGCTGCACCCGGAGAAGAAGCATGATAGAACGTTCCTACCATTGGGGATACGATCTTATGTAAGGATGAGTCCTCTTGCTTAGGAGCCGCTGCAGCCGGTGCCGACGCTTCCATAACAGGATCAGAAGTCTGCTGTATGATACTGGCTTGTCCGACTGGAGCGTAGGAGGCCTGCGCTGGTGCTGTGACCAATACGGATTCCGTTTTATTAGGCTTGCGAATCAAAAGACGAGATCCATCATTCTCGATTTCAATCTCCTGCAAAGAGGATTGATCGACAAGCTTGATCAGTTCTTTGATTTCACTGAGTTTGAACATTCAAGTCACTCCTTCAAAGTTGGTGAACCAATAACCTAAAGTGTAAATGCTGTGTAAAGCGTTTACCCTCCACGTGCAACGTTAGTATTATAACCATAAACGAAAGAAATGGAAAGAGTCCAGTTTATCCGGACTCTTTTCCTATGCTCTATTTTTTTCATCACTTAAAGAGAAATACTCTCCTATGGACGGACATATTGAATTTTAATATTTTCAGGCTGTGCGGCCAGCTCATTCATCACCATGTCAACAATTGTCACACCTTGGCTCTTTTCCAGCTTATCAGCCTGCACAGTTACTTTCCAATCCTTGCCCTCTTGCGTTACGATCGCTTGTGGGAAATCCTTCAGCAGCAAGCCTTCCAGATTTTCAATTTTATCATAAGTATTGGAGAGTGATTCTAATTCATTGTTAGCTTTCGCTACCGCATCCGGAGTCTGGTTCTTATCCGTGATCAGGTCCAGAAGATCGGAGGACTTTTTCGTAAAATCCTCATGGCGCTTCATTTGAGCGTTCGTGAAGTAATCACTGGCAGAAGTCGCTTTGGATTGTTCTTCCACTTGCTGAATGATTTTGGCATCGTTAGCAGCGTTTGCGGCAGCTTGCGGATCTGCTTTAGCGTCTGTTTTGGCACCGCTCTTCGTATCTGTTTTCGTGCTGCTTGCTTTTGCGTCTGTTTTAGTATCAGTACCTGTAGTTGCTTTC
This genomic window from Paenibacillus hexagrammi contains:
- the amaP gene encoding alkaline shock response membrane anchor protein AmaP; translated protein: MGKVLDRLLLFLYSLIIFAASIVILAVSCSWVPKARAEAVLDSFYFDQNVAYPAIVISIVLLLISIRFVYISVRRGRAQAPSIDQRTEIGDIRISMETVENLSLKAAGRTKGVKDLKSRVRVNQSGLEIMIRTVVDGESSIPDLTEDMQSNVKRYIEEVTGIPVASVTVYVANIIQSAPTFKSRVE
- a CDS encoding Asp23/Gls24 family envelope stress response protein, whose protein sequence is MSTIAPDYVKTDMGSIQIAPEVIEIIAGLATVEVQGVAGMSGGLAGGIGELLGRKNLSKGVKVEVGQREAAIDVSIIVEYGNRIPEVASGIQQNVKHAIESMTGLNVVEVNVHIHDVHFKLPEKQTVEEDPAAAHRVK
- a CDS encoding SpoIIIAH-like family protein; this encodes MNAKRQTIWLVSMLSLMVVLSAYYLFTEDVNKLDLAATESAKNPQEVKIDMTQLDPASAATGQGKADAKATTGTDTKTDAKASSTKTDTKSGAKTDAKADPQAAANAANDAKIIQQVEEQSKATSASDYFTNAQMKRHEDFTKKSSDLLDLITDKNQTPDAVAKANNELESLSNTYDKIENLEGLLLKDFPQAIVTQEGKDWKVTVQADKLEKSQGVTIVDMVMNELAAQPENIKIQYVRP